In one window of Pseudomonas sp. IAC-BECa141 DNA:
- a CDS encoding ABC transporter permease → MPESLPAEIVATPSAHLSRRTRALNGRGSPWVVVLAIAVSLLSLVPIGFVIGVSWYTGWATIEALVFRPRVAELLINTVLLVLITLPICIVLGTTLAWLTERTDLPGRRLWSLLAVAPLAVPAFVHSYAWVSLIPSINGLPAGVLVSVIAYFPFLYLPIAATLRRLDPAIEDVAESLGLKPWAVFFRVVLPQLRLAICGGALLVGLHLLAEYGLYAMIRFDTFTTAIFDQFKSTFNGPAANMLASVLALCCLAMLMVESGARGHARYARVGSGSAREQRTVRLHRRTAALGLCLQGLTCLLALGVPLLTLGKWLIAGGAEVWQGNELLPALLQTLSFGVAGALLTSLAAIPIAWLSIRAPGKLQRLLEGCNYITSALPGIVVALALVTVTIHFARPIYQTTITVLLAYLLMFLPRALVSLRAGFAQAPVELENIAQSLGRSPLRALWQITLRLAAPGAAAGAALVFLAITNELTATLLLAPNGTRTLATGFWAMTSEIDYAAAAPYALLMVLLSLPLTAILYHQSRRSAGR, encoded by the coding sequence ATGCCTGAATCGCTGCCCGCGGAGATCGTTGCGACGCCCTCCGCCCATTTGTCACGCAGGACCCGCGCCCTCAACGGACGCGGGAGTCCGTGGGTGGTCGTGCTGGCCATCGCGGTGTCGCTGTTGTCGTTGGTGCCGATCGGCTTTGTGATCGGCGTGTCGTGGTACACCGGCTGGGCAACCATCGAAGCTTTGGTCTTCCGCCCTCGGGTGGCCGAGCTGCTGATCAACACCGTGCTGCTGGTACTGATCACGCTGCCGATCTGCATCGTGCTCGGCACCACTCTGGCGTGGCTGACCGAACGTACCGACCTCCCGGGGCGACGGCTGTGGTCATTGCTGGCGGTCGCCCCGCTGGCGGTGCCGGCGTTCGTGCACAGCTACGCGTGGGTCAGTCTGATTCCGTCGATCAATGGATTGCCGGCCGGGGTGCTGGTGTCGGTGATCGCCTATTTTCCGTTTCTGTACTTGCCGATTGCAGCGACGTTGCGCCGCCTCGATCCGGCGATTGAAGACGTCGCCGAATCCCTCGGCCTCAAGCCGTGGGCAGTGTTTTTCCGGGTGGTGTTGCCGCAACTGCGCCTGGCGATCTGCGGCGGTGCGTTGCTGGTCGGTCTGCACTTGCTGGCGGAATACGGCCTGTACGCGATGATCCGCTTCGACACTTTCACCACGGCGATTTTCGACCAGTTCAAGTCAACCTTTAACGGCCCGGCCGCCAACATGCTCGCCAGTGTATTGGCGCTGTGTTGCCTGGCGATGCTGATGGTGGAATCCGGCGCCCGTGGTCATGCGCGATACGCCCGCGTCGGCTCCGGCAGCGCTCGCGAACAACGCACCGTGCGCCTGCATCGGCGCACTGCCGCGCTGGGCTTGTGCCTGCAAGGCCTGACCTGCCTGCTGGCGCTCGGCGTGCCGTTGCTGACCCTCGGCAAATGGCTGATCGCCGGCGGCGCCGAGGTCTGGCAAGGCAACGAATTGCTGCCGGCGTTGCTGCAAACGCTGTCGTTCGGGGTGGCCGGTGCGCTGTTGACCAGCCTCGCGGCGATCCCGATTGCCTGGCTGTCAATTCGTGCCCCCGGCAAGCTGCAGCGCCTGCTCGAAGGCTGCAATTACATCACCAGCGCGCTGCCGGGAATCGTCGTGGCGCTGGCACTGGTGACCGTGACCATCCATTTCGCCCGACCGATCTACCAGACCACGATCACCGTGCTGCTGGCCTATCTGCTGATGTTTCTGCCCCGGGCACTGGTCAGCCTGCGCGCCGGGTTTGCGCAGGCGCCGGTCGAGCTGGAAAACATCGCGCAAAGCCTCGGGCGCTCACCGTTGCGCGCCCTGTGGCAGATCACCTTGCGTCTGGCGGCGCCCGGTGCGGCGGCGGGCGCGGCGCTGGTATTTCTGGCGATCACCAATGAACTGACCGCGACCCTGCTGCTCGCGCCCAACGGCACGCGCACCCTGGCCACCGGTTTCTGGGCCATGACCAGCGAAATCGACTACGCCGCCGCAGCGCCTTACGCGCTGCTGATGGTGCTGTTGTCGCTGCCGCTCACGGCCATCCTCTATCACCAATCCAGGCGCAGTGCCGGCCGATGA
- the arnT gene encoding lipid IV(A) 4-amino-4-deoxy-L-arabinosyltransferase, with protein sequence MTSENNPLRHTALLSPATTIERWAIPGLILAFVVFYLLPLMNHGLWIPDETRYGQISQEMLLSGNWVAPHFMGIRYFEKPIAGYWLIAIGQAIFGDNLFGVRIASALSTGVSVWLTYLLARRLWNNPRISLASALLYMSFGLIAGQAGYANLDPQFTLWVNLSMVAAWFAIDSRTPRARLGGWVLLGVACGMGLMTKGFLALLLPVLIALPYMVWQRRFGELVRYGLVAMAVCALVSLPWVLAVHYREPDFWRFFFWHEHIRRFAAGDDAQHARPWWFYLPLLFASTLPWALLLPSSLLRMWRERGEAKIAYLTLWFLLPLAFFSLSSGKLPTYIMPCLLPVALLMGQTVVWWQDQRNGRILRLNGVINTVLASVALVALLYLQARKEIYENTEMFSLSLAYIVVMGWIIANALQVLRPLTLWAMPALGIGLLVALLPAAMPAQIVNSKMPDQFIAEHQRELSETASLLSNDLGAASALAWRLKRPQVDLFNTIGELKYGLEDPAMSARKVTLDSVDQWMTDARKKGAVGVVLRVNSTQEEQEVERLPVDGKHYRRGNLHIFIFAQGQP encoded by the coding sequence ATGACGTCTGAGAACAACCCGCTGCGACACACCGCCCTCTTGTCCCCGGCAACAACAATCGAACGCTGGGCCATTCCCGGCCTGATTCTCGCGTTCGTGGTGTTTTACCTGCTGCCGTTGATGAACCACGGCCTGTGGATCCCCGATGAAACCCGCTACGGCCAGATCAGCCAGGAAATGCTGCTGAGTGGCAATTGGGTAGCCCCGCATTTCATGGGCATCCGTTATTTCGAGAAACCGATTGCCGGCTACTGGTTGATTGCCATCGGCCAGGCGATTTTCGGTGACAACCTGTTTGGCGTACGCATTGCTTCGGCGCTGAGTACCGGAGTCAGTGTCTGGCTGACTTATCTGCTGGCCCGTCGACTCTGGAACAACCCTCGAATCAGCCTCGCGAGCGCCCTGCTGTACATGAGTTTCGGGCTGATCGCAGGTCAAGCTGGCTATGCCAATCTCGATCCGCAATTCACCTTGTGGGTCAACCTGAGCATGGTGGCTGCGTGGTTTGCCATCGACAGCCGCACGCCCCGCGCTCGCCTGGGTGGCTGGGTCCTGCTCGGCGTCGCATGTGGCATGGGCCTGATGACCAAAGGCTTCCTCGCCCTGCTGTTGCCGGTGCTGATCGCCCTGCCCTACATGGTCTGGCAACGACGGTTCGGTGAGCTGGTGCGTTACGGACTGGTCGCTATGGCGGTCTGCGCCCTCGTCAGCCTGCCTTGGGTATTGGCAGTCCATTACCGGGAACCGGACTTCTGGCGGTTCTTCTTCTGGCACGAACACATCCGTCGCTTTGCCGCCGGAGACGACGCGCAACATGCCCGTCCGTGGTGGTTCTACCTGCCTTTGCTGTTTGCCTCAACCCTGCCGTGGGCGCTGCTGCTTCCTTCGAGCTTGCTGCGCATGTGGCGCGAAAGGGGTGAGGCAAAAATTGCGTACCTGACACTGTGGTTCCTGCTGCCACTGGCCTTTTTCAGTCTGAGCAGCGGCAAACTTCCTACGTACATCATGCCGTGCCTGCTGCCCGTCGCGCTGTTGATGGGGCAAACCGTGGTCTGGTGGCAGGATCAACGCAATGGCCGGATCCTGCGCCTGAACGGTGTGATCAACACGGTGCTTGCCAGTGTTGCGTTGGTGGCCCTGCTCTATCTTCAGGCCAGGAAAGAAATCTACGAAAACACCGAGATGTTCAGCCTGTCGCTGGCTTATATCGTGGTGATGGGCTGGATCATCGCCAACGCCTTGCAAGTGCTGCGGCCACTGACGTTGTGGGCAATGCCGGCGTTGGGTATCGGACTGCTCGTAGCATTGCTGCCTGCGGCCATGCCGGCGCAGATCGTCAACAGCAAGATGCCCGATCAGTTCATTGCCGAGCATCAACGGGAACTGAGTGAAACCGCGTCCCTGCTGAGCAACGATCTGGGCGCGGCCTCGGCGCTGGCGTGGCGCCTGAAACGCCCGCAAGTGGACCTGTTCAACACCATCGGCGAATTGAAATACGGCCTCGAAGACCCGGCCATGTCGGCACGCAAAGTCACCCTGGACAGCGTCGACCAGTGGATGACCGACGCGCGAAAAAAAGGCGCCGTCGGTGTGGTGTTGCGCGTCAACAGCACTCAGGAAGAGCAGGAAGTAGAACGGCTGCCGGTGGACGGCAAGCATTATCGGCGCGGCAATCTGCACATTTTCATCTTTGCGCAGGGTCAGCCATGA
- a CDS encoding histidine phosphatase family protein: MLLTAVYKQRRILRPGKLLTVIGAGVAIALVSGFVWVTRSPIDLGHAGKASRADWTNAWQAGEVVALVRHAERCDRSDHVCLGPEDGITQVGNDSAARVGKGFARLGMQQAQVLTSPLTRTVQTARAMFGQDATAQTWLESCGPSLRNEVVAHKVAQRNLVLITHSGCISDFEKQTGFPHAIAADYGSTLFVRLDAKGQLKVLGILDAEAWSQLNSD; this comes from the coding sequence ATGCTGTTAACAGCAGTCTATAAACAACGTCGAATATTGCGACCTGGAAAACTGCTGACGGTTATCGGTGCAGGGGTAGCGATTGCACTGGTCAGCGGCTTCGTCTGGGTAACCCGCTCGCCCATTGATCTGGGCCATGCGGGGAAGGCCTCAAGAGCTGATTGGACCAACGCCTGGCAGGCGGGCGAAGTCGTGGCGCTGGTGCGCCATGCTGAACGTTGCGACCGCTCCGACCATGTTTGTCTGGGCCCGGAAGACGGTATCACTCAGGTAGGCAATGACTCGGCTGCGCGGGTGGGCAAGGGTTTTGCGAGGCTGGGCATGCAGCAGGCGCAGGTGTTGACCAGCCCGCTGACCCGGACCGTGCAAACGGCGCGTGCCATGTTCGGGCAGGACGCTACTGCCCAGACCTGGCTTGAATCCTGCGGTCCGTCGCTGCGTAACGAGGTGGTGGCGCACAAAGTTGCGCAACGCAATCTGGTGCTGATCACCCACAGCGGCTGTATCAGCGACTTTGAAAAACAGACCGGTTTCCCTCACGCGATCGCCGCTGATTATGGAAGCACGCTGTTTGTTCGCCTTGATGCCAAGGGGCAACTTAAAGTGCTGGGTATTCTGGATGCCGAGGCCTGGTCTCAACTCAATAGTGATTAA
- a CDS encoding iron ABC transporter substrate-binding protein, with the protein MSPSLPSFLKQAALATALLAAGQAFAADSVGLLVYNAQHETLTKAWVAGFTEETGIPVTVRNGDDTEMGNQIVQEGAASPADVFLTENSPAMVLVDNAKLFAPVAPATLEQVDAAYRPAHGHWVGIAARSTVFVYNPAKLSEKDLPKSLMDLASPAWKGRWAASPAGADFQAIVAAVLQQKGEAATLEWLKGMKANFTAYRGNSSVLKAVNAGQVDSGVIYHYYAFVDQAKTGENSKNTALHYFKHQDPGAFVSISGGGVLASSKHQEDAQKFLQYITGKQGQEVLRTGNSFEYAVGKDAGSNPKLVPLKDLDAPKVDASKLDSKKAVELMTQAGLL; encoded by the coding sequence ATGAGTCCATCCCTTCCGTCCTTCCTGAAACAGGCCGCGCTGGCGACTGCGCTGCTCGCTGCCGGGCAGGCCTTTGCCGCCGATTCAGTCGGCCTTCTGGTCTACAACGCCCAGCACGAAACCCTGACCAAGGCCTGGGTGGCCGGGTTCACCGAAGAAACCGGGATTCCGGTCACGGTGCGCAACGGCGACGATACGGAAATGGGCAATCAGATCGTGCAGGAAGGTGCGGCGTCGCCAGCGGATGTGTTCCTGACGGAAAACTCCCCGGCCATGGTGCTGGTGGACAACGCCAAGCTGTTCGCGCCCGTGGCTCCGGCGACCCTCGAACAAGTCGATGCGGCGTATCGCCCGGCCCACGGCCATTGGGTCGGTATCGCCGCGCGCTCCACGGTGTTCGTCTACAACCCGGCCAAGCTGTCGGAAAAAGACCTGCCCAAATCGCTGATGGACCTCGCAAGCCCGGCCTGGAAAGGTCGCTGGGCCGCGTCGCCTGCCGGTGCGGATTTCCAGGCGATCGTCGCCGCCGTGCTGCAACAGAAAGGCGAAGCCGCCACCCTCGAATGGCTCAAGGGCATGAAAGCCAACTTCACCGCCTACCGTGGCAACAGCTCGGTGCTCAAAGCGGTGAACGCCGGACAAGTCGACAGCGGCGTGATCTATCACTATTACGCTTTCGTCGATCAGGCCAAGACCGGCGAAAACAGCAAGAACACCGCCCTGCACTACTTCAAGCATCAGGATCCGGGCGCATTCGTGAGCATTTCCGGTGGCGGCGTGCTGGCTTCCAGCAAACACCAGGAAGACGCGCAGAAATTCCTCCAATACATCACCGGCAAGCAAGGCCAGGAAGTGTTGCGTACCGGCAATTCTTTTGAATACGCCGTTGGCAAGGACGCCGGTTCCAATCCGAAACTGGTGCCGTTGAAGGACCTGGACGCGCCGAAAGTCGATGCATCGAAGCTCGACAGCAAGAAAGCCGTCGAACTGATGACCCAGGCAGGACTGCTGTAA
- a CDS encoding ArnT family glycosyltransferase encodes MTVRNNDRTALLLLLAASALMLLLGLGSRELWGAETRWANIALQMLQSGDYFDPYLKGDPYYDKPLLSYWLITATAGLTGGLDHWSLRLPSVLSAWLSVWLVYRLGEQLFRKGTGLIAGWMLATTFYFVFWARVATADILTVCGVLAAVWWYWRGPEDTRFSRYVVFCCLLALTSLFKGLIGFILPGLVLLPHLLNNGRWKRHLNLRLLAALLIAGVFYMTPFLLSHLYGAPNYGQSGLGLVLRENVVRFFQPFDNIGPIYTYLLYLPIYTLPWAPCWIVALWVAARNWKHIEPDTRWLIQGLGLLMLFFTASGSRRSYYVLPLVPFAQLLGAWWITRRAAARNGAGPFDGRGLKIAFGVATALLLGILGVLYPWTNSGGGVIRFGETVLLQASQRAPLSQWRLVMVDVDNKVPLYLQTGGAPFYYVPENRDFPRDGDTAAMFAWLERTSGQHWDPQRTLFVAQYRTGDPIPLNHLSRDYQVITTTPTRGEQLFHGREDQSVAYLPQRF; translated from the coding sequence ATGACGGTGCGCAACAATGACCGCACCGCCCTGCTGCTCCTGCTGGCCGCCAGCGCCCTGATGTTGCTGCTGGGCCTGGGCAGCCGCGAACTGTGGGGCGCGGAAACCCGCTGGGCCAACATCGCGTTGCAGATGCTGCAAAGCGGCGATTACTTCGATCCGTACCTCAAGGGCGATCCCTATTACGACAAGCCGTTGCTGTCGTACTGGCTGATCACCGCAACCGCAGGGTTGACCGGTGGCCTGGATCACTGGTCGCTGCGTCTGCCTTCGGTGCTGTCCGCGTGGTTGAGCGTTTGGCTGGTGTATCGGCTGGGCGAGCAGTTATTTCGCAAGGGCACGGGGCTGATCGCCGGGTGGATGCTGGCAACCACCTTCTATTTCGTGTTCTGGGCACGGGTCGCCACGGCCGACATTCTGACCGTGTGCGGGGTGCTGGCAGCGGTCTGGTGGTATTGGCGCGGGCCGGAGGACACCCGTTTTTCGCGTTACGTGGTGTTCTGCTGTTTGCTGGCCCTGACCTCACTGTTCAAGGGGCTGATCGGCTTTATCCTGCCGGGGCTGGTGCTGCTGCCGCACCTGTTGAATAACGGTCGCTGGAAGCGTCATCTCAATCTGAGACTGCTCGCCGCGCTGCTGATTGCCGGGGTGTTCTACATGACGCCGTTCCTGCTGTCCCACCTCTACGGCGCGCCGAATTACGGGCAAAGCGGCCTTGGGCTGGTATTGCGGGAAAACGTCGTGCGGTTTTTCCAGCCATTCGACAATATCGGCCCGATCTACACCTATTTACTGTACCTGCCGATTTATACCCTGCCCTGGGCGCCGTGCTGGATCGTTGCCTTGTGGGTCGCGGCGCGGAACTGGAAACACATCGAGCCGGACACCCGCTGGCTGATTCAGGGGCTGGGATTATTAATGCTGTTCTTCACGGCCAGCGGCAGCCGACGCAGTTATTACGTGCTGCCACTGGTGCCGTTCGCGCAACTGCTCGGGGCGTGGTGGATCACCCGGCGCGCGGCGGCTCGAAATGGCGCAGGCCCGTTCGACGGGCGTGGCCTGAAAATCGCTTTCGGCGTGGCTACTGCCCTGCTGCTCGGCATACTCGGTGTGCTTTACCCGTGGACCAACAGCGGAGGCGGTGTAATCCGTTTCGGCGAAACCGTCCTTCTGCAAGCCAGCCAACGCGCACCGTTGAGCCAATGGCGCCTGGTCATGGTCGACGTCGACAACAAAGTCCCCTTGTACCTGCAGACGGGCGGTGCACCGTTCTACTACGTACCGGAAAACCGGGATTTCCCCCGCGACGGCGATACCGCTGCCATGTTCGCCTGGCTGGAACGCACCAGCGGCCAGCACTGGGATCCGCAACGGACCCTTTTTGTCGCCCAATACCGCACCGGCGATCCCATTCCGCTGAATCACCTCAGCCGCGACTATCAAGTCATCACCACCACGCCCACGCGCGGCGAACAGTTGTTCCACGGCCGGGAAGATCAAAGCGTGGCCTACCTCCCCCAACGTTTCTGA